One genomic segment of Sanyastnella coralliicola includes these proteins:
- a CDS encoding STAS domain-containing protein, protein MKFEVENKDKVVVVKTKVEKLDALQAPELKTELVMLNKNGDKNIILDMSETRYCDSSGLSAVLVANRLCRDSNGSFVLCGLQPTVQKLITISQLDSVLKITPTLNEAVDLVYMDEVERDL, encoded by the coding sequence ATGAAATTCGAAGTTGAAAACAAGGACAAGGTAGTGGTTGTGAAAACCAAAGTTGAGAAGCTTGACGCCCTTCAGGCACCTGAGCTCAAAACTGAGTTGGTTATGCTCAACAAAAACGGTGATAAGAATATCATCCTTGACATGTCTGAAACACGCTACTGTGATTCATCTGGCTTGAGCGCCGTGTTGGTCGCAAATCGTCTTTGCCGTGATAGTAATGGATCATTTGTGTTGTGTGGATTACAACCTACGGTACAAAAATTGATAACTATTTCTCAGTTGGATTCGGTTTTGAAGATCACACCAACATTGAACGAAGCTGTTGACCTCGTCTACATGGACGAAGTAGAGCGTGATCTCTAA
- a CDS encoding response regulator transcription factor, translating into MTRVVIADSNHIIRCGLATIFGNYEEIELVGEAVNDASLEELVTNFEPDVVMMDFVAPGFSIDSVPKVKQLSKGLKVVAITTEQSSQTVVNALRVGVDSYIKKDCDINEIVDSVKETGKGGKFFCGQILEAVRRDAIDLHDVELGELNCEPVSLSRREMEVITMIAEGHTNNQIAEKLFLSAHTVNTHRKNIMQKLGVNNTAAIVMYAVKAQLVSPNKFLFSPQGNE; encoded by the coding sequence TTGACGCGAGTTGTAATAGCAGATAGTAACCACATCATTCGATGCGGACTTGCCACGATCTTCGGGAATTACGAAGAGATTGAATTGGTAGGTGAAGCAGTGAATGACGCATCTCTAGAGGAGTTGGTCACCAACTTCGAGCCAGACGTGGTCATGATGGATTTCGTCGCTCCAGGGTTTTCTATTGATTCTGTCCCCAAAGTGAAACAACTGAGCAAAGGCCTGAAGGTCGTTGCTATTACCACTGAGCAATCTTCTCAAACCGTGGTGAATGCGTTACGCGTAGGTGTTGATAGCTACATCAAGAAAGACTGCGACATCAATGAAATCGTAGATTCTGTGAAGGAAACAGGCAAAGGAGGGAAGTTCTTCTGTGGCCAGATCCTTGAAGCTGTTCGACGCGACGCGATCGATCTACACGACGTTGAATTGGGAGAATTGAACTGTGAGCCTGTTTCATTGAGTCGACGTGAGATGGAGGTGATCACCATGATTGCTGAAGGTCACACCAACAACCAAATCGCAGAAAAGTTGTTCCTAAGTGCCCATACCGTAAATACGCACCGGAAAAACATCATGCAGAAGTTGGGAGTTAATAACACGGCGGCAATTGTAATGTACGCGGTTAAGGCTCAACTAGTAAGCCCGAATAAGTTCTTATTCTCGCCTCAAGGAAACGAGTAG
- a CDS encoding aspartate carbamoyltransferase catalytic subunit, with the protein MNEQLSVEHLIGIKGLTKSDIELIFRTADEFKEVINRPIKKVPSLRDITVANLFFENSTRTRLSFELAEKRLSADVVNFSASSSSVKKGETLIDTVNNILAMKVDMVVMRHPDPGAALFLSKQVNTRIVNAGDGTHEHPTQALLDAYSMRERLGPNFKGRKVAIVGDITHSRVALSNIYCLKTLGAEVMVCGPSTLIPKHIEALGVKVSNNLDEALNWCDVANMLRIQLERQGGDDDVAFFPSIREYSAQYGLTLEKLKSLEKEIVVMHPGPINRGVEITSEVADSDQAIILDQVENGVAVRMAVLYLLASQIERN; encoded by the coding sequence ATGAATGAACAACTAAGCGTCGAACATCTTATTGGGATCAAAGGACTGACCAAGTCTGACATTGAACTCATCTTTCGCACAGCAGACGAGTTCAAAGAGGTGATCAATCGACCGATCAAGAAGGTGCCTTCGCTGCGCGATATCACAGTGGCGAACCTTTTCTTTGAAAACTCCACACGTACACGTCTTTCGTTTGAACTGGCTGAGAAACGTCTCTCTGCTGACGTGGTGAACTTCAGTGCTTCATCGAGCTCTGTGAAGAAAGGAGAGACCCTCATTGATACAGTGAACAACATCTTGGCAATGAAAGTTGACATGGTGGTGATGCGTCATCCTGACCCGGGAGCGGCTTTGTTTCTTTCGAAGCAGGTGAATACACGTATCGTTAACGCTGGAGATGGAACCCACGAGCACCCAACACAGGCCTTGCTTGATGCTTACTCTATGCGAGAGCGTTTAGGTCCAAATTTCAAAGGACGTAAAGTAGCGATCGTCGGTGATATCACACACTCGCGTGTGGCGCTATCGAACATCTACTGCCTCAAAACACTTGGAGCAGAAGTCATGGTTTGCGGACCAAGCACACTCATCCCAAAGCACATTGAAGCGTTAGGAGTGAAGGTGTCAAATAACTTGGATGAAGCGCTGAACTGGTGTGATGTTGCGAATATGTTGCGCATCCAACTGGAGCGCCAAGGAGGGGACGATGACGTAGCTTTCTTCCCGAGCATTCGTGAATACTCAGCTCAATACGGGTTGACCCTCGAAAAACTTAAAAGTTTAGAAAAAGAGATCGTTGTTATGCACCCTGGTCCAATCAATAGAGGAGTGGAAATTACCAGTGAAGTCGCTGATTCTGATCAAGCCATCATTTTAGATCAAGTTGAAAACGGTGTAGCAGTCCGAATGGCCGTGCTATACTTGCTTGCATCGCAAATTGAACGGAACTAA
- the rpsA gene encoding 30S ribosomal protein S1 — protein sequence MAEEKNESAENAEEKVAAEQEAQTPEATNEEAATPAAEEATPETSEEAPAAEAAPAKEESQIVAPVAANVAPEDFDWETFEGGDEEYSSDERSRLENLYGNTLSLIQEKDVMSGTVVSVGKKEVVVNIGYKSEGVIAASEFRYNPELKPGDEIPVFIEKQEDASGQLVISHRTARIHSAWENVNNAMEKDEIIMGEVKCRTKGGLIVDVFGIEAFLPGSQIDVKPIRDYDQYVGKQMEFKVVKINQEFKNVVVSHKALIEAELEEQKKQIIGGLEKGQVLEGIVKNITSYGVFVDLGGVDGLIHITDLSWGRINHPEEVVELDQKINVVILDFDDNKKRIALGLKQLSSHPWDALDENLSVGDKVKGKVVVMADYGAFVEIAAGVEGLIHVSEMSWSQHLRSAQDFLKVGDEIEAVILTLDREDRKMSLGMKQLMPDPWENIESKYPVESRHKATVRNFTNFGVFVELEEGIDGLIHISDLSWSKKIKHPSEFCNIGDELEVMVLELDKENRRLSLGHKQLEENPWDVFENVFAVGSTHQGTVIKKDGSQAIVALPYGVEGYCSTKQLRKEDGSQIDVEGTADFVVLEFNKNAKRITVSHTRTFEEGPKRKERKPSSRGGGNMSKAVDQVNQGTERATLGDLGVLSQLKEQMESGSEAPEEVVEEVVEETTAAVEETPVAEAAEEATEAATEATEEATDAAEDAPAEDAGNEEEKEG from the coding sequence ATGGCAGAAGAAAAAAACGAATCAGCTGAGAACGCTGAGGAGAAAGTAGCAGCAGAACAGGAAGCTCAGACTCCTGAAGCTACAAACGAAGAAGCAGCAACTCCTGCTGCTGAAGAAGCAACCCCAGAAACATCTGAAGAGGCACCAGCTGCAGAAGCAGCGCCAGCTAAAGAAGAGTCTCAGATCGTAGCTCCAGTCGCAGCAAACGTTGCACCGGAGGATTTCGATTGGGAAACTTTCGAAGGTGGAGATGAAGAATACTCGTCTGACGAGCGTTCGCGTCTTGAAAATCTTTACGGAAACACACTTTCATTGATCCAAGAGAAGGATGTAATGTCAGGTACAGTTGTTTCTGTAGGTAAGAAAGAGGTTGTTGTAAACATTGGTTATAAGTCTGAAGGGGTTATCGCTGCTTCAGAATTCCGTTATAACCCAGAGCTAAAGCCTGGCGACGAGATCCCTGTATTCATTGAGAAGCAGGAAGACGCTAGCGGTCAGTTGGTTATTTCTCACCGTACTGCACGTATTCACAGTGCATGGGAGAATGTGAACAACGCAATGGAGAAAGATGAAATCATCATGGGTGAGGTGAAGTGCCGCACAAAAGGTGGTTTGATCGTAGATGTATTCGGTATCGAAGCATTCCTTCCAGGTTCACAGATCGACGTGAAGCCTATCCGCGACTACGATCAGTACGTAGGAAAGCAGATGGAATTCAAAGTGGTAAAGATCAACCAAGAATTCAAAAACGTTGTTGTTTCTCACAAAGCGCTTATCGAAGCAGAGCTTGAAGAGCAGAAGAAACAAATTATCGGCGGGCTTGAAAAAGGTCAGGTACTTGAAGGTATCGTTAAGAACATCACTTCTTACGGTGTGTTTGTTGACCTTGGAGGTGTTGATGGTCTTATCCACATCACTGACCTTAGCTGGGGTCGTATCAACCACCCAGAAGAAGTGGTTGAGCTTGATCAGAAGATCAACGTTGTTATCCTTGACTTCGATGATAACAAGAAGCGTATCGCTCTTGGTCTCAAGCAACTTTCATCTCACCCTTGGGATGCGTTGGATGAGAATCTATCGGTTGGAGATAAGGTTAAAGGAAAAGTGGTTGTTATGGCTGACTACGGTGCGTTCGTTGAGATCGCTGCTGGAGTTGAAGGTCTTATCCACGTTTCTGAAATGTCATGGTCGCAGCACCTACGCAGCGCTCAAGACTTCCTAAAAGTAGGAGATGAGATCGAAGCGGTAATCTTGACACTTGATCGTGAAGACCGTAAGATGTCACTTGGTATGAAGCAATTGATGCCAGATCCATGGGAGAACATCGAATCGAAGTACCCAGTGGAATCGCGTCATAAAGCAACCGTACGTAACTTCACTAACTTCGGTGTATTCGTTGAGTTGGAAGAAGGAATTGACGGATTGATCCACATCTCTGACCTAAGCTGGTCTAAGAAGATCAAGCACCCATCTGAGTTCTGTAACATTGGTGACGAACTCGAAGTGATGGTTCTTGAACTAGATAAAGAAAACCGTCGTCTAAGCCTCGGTCACAAGCAACTCGAAGAAAACCCATGGGATGTATTCGAGAACGTATTCGCAGTGGGGTCAACTCACCAGGGTACAGTGATCAAGAAAGACGGAAGCCAAGCGATCGTTGCACTTCCATACGGTGTGGAAGGATACTGCAGCACGAAGCAGCTTCGTAAAGAAGACGGATCTCAGATCGACGTAGAAGGAACAGCAGATTTCGTAGTACTCGAGTTCAACAAGAACGCGAAGCGAATTACTGTGAGCCATACACGTACGTTCGAGGAAGGACCAAAGCGCAAAGAGCGTAAGCCTTCTTCACGAGGTGGAGGTAACATGTCGAAAGCTGTTGATCAGGTGAATCAAGGTACAGAGCGTGCTACGCTTGGTGACCTAGGAGTACTTAGCCAGTTGAAAGAACAAATGGAAAGTGGTTCTGAAGCACCAGAAGAAGTTGTAGAAGAAGTAGTTGAAGAAACAACTGCAGCAGTTGAAGAAACTCCAGTAGCAGAAGCTGCAGAAGAGGCAACTGAAGCAGCAACTGAAGCTACTGAAGAAGCAACAGACGCAGCGGAAGACGCACCAGCAGAAGACGCTGGAAACGAAGAAGAGAAGGAAGGATAA
- a CDS encoding ribonuclease Z — MRHLPTSQLINVHDKLFLIDCGEGSQLQLRKYKFRFQRIDNIFISHLHGDHYLGLMGLLSSMHLLGRKKKLNLYAPPALQEILEVQFRASETRLSFEIEYINSIVKETTLLYEDRTVEVYAFPLKHRVKCSGFLFTEKERKAKVMRPKIQEFGLTVSEILAAKEKRDIERESGEVIKWQWVTHLPEPPRKYAFCSDTAYSEKVIEAVKGVDLLYHEATFLSNLEKRAKETFHTTAAQAGEVAKKAKVGQLMIGHFSSRYSDDDLLLEETKTVFENAIAANEGLTVAVQSHDNSQA; from the coding sequence ATGAGACACCTTCCGACGTCTCAGTTGATTAATGTGCATGATAAGCTGTTCCTGATTGACTGTGGCGAGGGAAGCCAGCTTCAACTGAGGAAATACAAATTCCGGTTCCAACGGATTGATAACATATTCATTTCTCATCTACACGGGGATCATTATCTCGGCCTCATGGGACTGTTGTCAAGCATGCATCTGCTCGGACGAAAGAAGAAACTCAATCTCTATGCACCTCCCGCGCTTCAAGAGATTTTGGAGGTGCAATTCCGCGCTAGCGAAACAAGACTCTCTTTCGAAATTGAATACATCAATAGTATCGTCAAAGAGACAACCCTTTTATATGAAGATCGCACGGTAGAAGTGTATGCTTTTCCACTAAAGCATCGGGTGAAGTGCTCTGGATTCTTGTTTACAGAGAAAGAACGCAAGGCGAAAGTGATGCGTCCGAAAATTCAAGAATTTGGACTTACCGTAAGTGAGATTTTAGCGGCTAAAGAAAAGCGAGATATCGAAAGAGAAAGTGGAGAGGTGATCAAATGGCAATGGGTAACTCACTTGCCTGAGCCTCCAAGGAAATATGCTTTCTGCAGCGACACAGCTTATTCAGAGAAAGTGATCGAGGCCGTAAAAGGTGTTGACTTACTCTATCATGAAGCCACATTCCTATCAAACCTTGAGAAACGAGCCAAAGAGACTTTTCATACGACAGCGGCACAAGCAGGTGAAGTAGCGAAGAAAGCAAAGGTGGGACAATTGATGATTGGACACTTCAGTTCACGCTATAGTGATGACGATTTGTTACTTGAGGAAACCAAGACAGTCTTCGAGAATGCGATTGCCGCAAACGAAGGACTTACCGTGGCAGTACAATCTCATGACAATTCTCAGGCATGA
- a CDS encoding lamin tail domain-containing protein gives MRLFLLLTGVFLAIAGNGQVVINEVLAGNQNDIQDDFFEYDDWIEIYNPGSIINLAGYYLSDDPDSLDKWLIPSTNPGLTTILPGGYQIFWIDNDEEQGEDHASFKLSTDGETIFIVEPDGETIVDQVSYPQQQPDISYGRECDGCDEWIFFDVTTPDATNQYIQPATQILFVNEVLAENSSDIVDQAGEHEPWIEIFNPNPIQVNLANYKIQLDGEAVFTIPNNDPVRTTVDEDGFLVLYADGELGDGADHISSAIQNTSGTVTLIGPDDSTVDTYEFIETGVDMSYGRSSDGGPSSSFFTIPTPRVTNQLIIIQPEELYINEVMAENDTDTLDTAGENEDWIELYNPNDFPVDVAGYYLSDNPFNPTKWQIPTDHPDSSVIAAGGYLIFFADEQGGEGWNHTNFRLSNNGEHVILRSPDGFSIADQISFGPQQADTSYGRFTDGAPTWVLFTETTPEYSNNGATVEVDEVQMEYMIYPNPVTAGQPVVLPEFSDVKVFSMSGRQVDQLQNVREINTEDFTPGVYLLIINDRYRSKLLVR, from the coding sequence ATGCGATTATTTCTTCTTTTGACGGGTGTTTTCTTGGCTATCGCCGGAAACGGTCAAGTTGTGATTAATGAAGTTTTGGCTGGAAACCAGAACGATATTCAAGATGACTTCTTCGAATACGACGATTGGATTGAAATCTACAATCCAGGAAGCATTATCAACCTTGCCGGTTATTACCTAAGCGATGATCCAGATTCATTGGACAAGTGGTTAATCCCATCGACAAACCCAGGACTAACAACCATTCTTCCTGGTGGATACCAAATCTTCTGGATTGATAACGATGAGGAACAAGGTGAAGATCACGCTTCATTCAAGCTTTCTACTGATGGTGAAACAATCTTTATTGTAGAGCCAGACGGCGAAACGATTGTTGACCAAGTGAGCTACCCACAACAACAACCAGATATCTCATACGGACGTGAATGTGATGGTTGTGATGAGTGGATCTTCTTTGATGTGACTACGCCTGACGCAACGAACCAATACATTCAGCCGGCAACACAAATTCTCTTCGTAAACGAAGTGCTGGCAGAGAATAGCTCTGACATCGTTGACCAAGCCGGTGAACACGAGCCTTGGATTGAGATCTTCAACCCAAACCCAATTCAAGTAAACCTTGCTAATTACAAGATTCAGCTTGATGGTGAAGCGGTATTTACGATTCCTAATAATGATCCTGTTCGTACTACGGTAGATGAGGATGGTTTTCTCGTCCTTTATGCTGATGGTGAACTAGGGGATGGAGCTGATCACATTTCAAGCGCCATTCAAAACACTTCTGGAACAGTAACTTTGATCGGACCGGACGACTCTACGGTCGATACCTATGAATTTATTGAGACAGGAGTAGATATGTCGTACGGACGCTCATCAGATGGAGGTCCATCAAGCTCATTCTTTACGATTCCTACGCCAAGAGTGACGAATCAGTTGATCATCATTCAACCTGAGGAACTCTACATCAATGAGGTAATGGCTGAAAACGACACTGATACCTTGGATACAGCAGGTGAGAATGAGGATTGGATTGAGCTTTACAATCCGAATGACTTCCCAGTGGATGTGGCAGGATATTACCTTTCAGACAATCCGTTCAATCCAACCAAGTGGCAAATCCCAACGGATCATCCTGATTCTTCAGTGATTGCTGCAGGTGGCTATTTGATCTTCTTTGCAGATGAACAAGGAGGAGAAGGGTGGAACCACACGAACTTCCGCCTATCGAACAACGGTGAGCACGTGATTTTGAGAAGTCCTGACGGATTCTCCATTGCAGACCAAATCAGTTTTGGTCCACAGCAAGCTGATACTTCATATGGCCGTTTCACTGATGGTGCTCCAACTTGGGTGTTGTTCACGGAAACAACTCCTGAGTATTCGAATAACGGCGCTACGGTAGAAGTAGATGAAGTTCAGATGGAGTACATGATTTATCCAAATCCGGTAACTGCAGGCCAGCCTGTGGTTCTTCCGGAATTCAGTGATGTCAAGGTGTTCAGCATGTCTGGACGTCAGGTTGACCAGCTTCAAAATGTGCGCGAAATCAACACGGAAGACTTCACACCGGGAGTGTATCTCTTGATCATCAATGATCGCTACCGAAGCAAATTACTGGTGCGATAG
- the pyrR gene encoding bifunctional pyr operon transcriptional regulator/uracil phosphoribosyltransferase PyrR yields the protein MRPTKLIDEIQFQLIIDRLAHELIENHRDFSNSVILGLQPRGIYLAHRIEAKLKEIAPKTDIRCGDLDVTFFRDDFRRREKPLNPNATKIDFIIEDQRIILVDDVLYTGRTIRSGLDAMLSYGRPRSVELLVMIDRRFSRELPIEPKYVGRAVDSIEGQRVNVQWKEVTGKDLVELHTTL from the coding sequence ATGCGACCAACGAAACTCATCGACGAAATTCAGTTCCAATTGATCATTGATCGTTTGGCTCATGAATTAATCGAAAACCACCGCGATTTCAGTAATTCAGTGATTCTAGGTCTTCAACCTAGAGGGATTTACCTGGCTCACCGCATTGAAGCCAAACTCAAAGAAATCGCTCCTAAAACAGACATCCGATGTGGCGATCTTGATGTGACTTTCTTTCGCGACGATTTCAGACGCAGAGAGAAACCGCTCAATCCAAACGCTACGAAGATTGATTTTATCATCGAAGACCAACGGATAATCTTGGTCGACGATGTGCTATATACAGGAAGAACCATCCGTTCAGGCCTGGATGCGATGCTATCATACGGTAGACCCCGTTCGGTTGAATTATTGGTGATGATTGATCGAAGATTCTCACGCGAGCTACCAATCGAACCTAAATATGTGGGAAGAGCCGTTGACTCTATCGAAGGACAACGCGTCAACGTACAATGGAAAGAAGTAACGGGTAAAGACCTGGTTGAACTACATACAACACTATGA
- a CDS encoding T9SS type A sorting domain-containing protein gives MKRILLFATALFAFTAASAQCTADYDFGDLPFGVSPDPLLGESFEVAELGMAYEDVIHIMVPTSAADIDDTFPAEAPIDSVVLVNISFVLADVTYTLEEMGLEAVCNNNGDSPDPCTFYGGTQYCASLEGTPLIAGEFQLIITVQGWTTVFGVPISQNIDFDQYTFIVSDGTSVAENAALELSLGNNVPNPADDQTTVPFTLNKAESVRLTVINLLGEAVIDELIDGRRGNNNTVLDVSELNNGIYLYSIEAAGKKMTKRMVINR, from the coding sequence ATGAAGAGAATTTTACTTTTTGCTACTGCTCTGTTTGCTTTTACTGCTGCTAGCGCCCAATGTACAGCTGACTACGATTTTGGAGACCTACCATTCGGTGTATCTCCTGACCCGCTGTTAGGAGAGTCTTTTGAGGTAGCTGAACTTGGAATGGCCTACGAAGATGTGATCCACATCATGGTCCCTACAAGTGCTGCTGATATCGATGACACATTCCCTGCGGAAGCGCCGATTGACTCTGTTGTGTTGGTGAATATCTCATTCGTACTTGCGGATGTGACATACACTTTAGAGGAAATGGGTCTTGAGGCGGTCTGCAACAACAATGGTGATTCTCCTGATCCATGCACATTCTACGGTGGTACTCAGTACTGCGCAAGTCTTGAAGGAACACCACTGATTGCTGGTGAGTTCCAGTTGATCATTACTGTTCAAGGATGGACAACCGTATTCGGAGTGCCAATCTCACAGAACATCGATTTCGATCAGTACACTTTCATTGTGTCTGATGGAACTTCAGTAGCGGAGAACGCAGCACTAGAGCTTTCTCTAGGAAACAACGTTCCTAACCCTGCTGATGATCAAACAACGGTTCCATTTACCTTGAATAAGGCGGAGTCAGTTCGTTTGACGGTAATTAACCTTCTCGGTGAAGCGGTTATTGATGAACTGATTGACGGACGTCGCGGAAATAACAACACCGTTCTTGATGTCTCAGAACTAAACAATGGTATCTACCTCTACAGCATCGAGGCTGCAGGTAAGAAAATGACGAAACGTATGGTTATCAATCGATAA
- a CDS encoding DUF5723 family protein, whose product MKQLLLLALGVAFTATSALAQTENGAFAATGRGASTPFTTDYHALGINPANLSLPSRFENKSVTFGLFEGTLSTYSEFFTKDEVRKLIVQDEFEVLDQQQRYDYANSFAGQTTRVDIDLITSGVSVNMGNAGTIAFSTRERVDFSATLGPQLSELLFLGYASSYFPELILNNGDTIANTGNLSADTLVLIDRGIVDVNNAMKFSEIVDGTSAGFSWIREFNLGYGKQILSTDDIALHVGVGGKLLLGNAWMQVDVDGSDVDVFSALSPVFGIDYDEIEGDNPSAFAADAPDLKPVGLGWGVDIGATLVWREKLHINAAVNDIGRMKWDGNLYELNDQLFTEFTDDGAETANVIEEIINFSSPESAFEWTGSSSRTTKLSTIARVGAGLRVHPKLDLAADAILPVTETVVSYDQPIISLGGDFRPLDFIQLSAGMITGNDEPAKIPVGLTFIVGKGTWEFGFASRDMITWFTEDNPTASLSWGFLRFRV is encoded by the coding sequence ATGAAACAACTACTCTTATTGGCGTTAGGCGTTGCATTCACGGCAACTTCTGCGCTTGCTCAAACTGAAAATGGAGCCTTCGCGGCTACAGGTCGAGGAGCCTCAACTCCCTTTACTACAGATTATCACGCCCTCGGGATTAACCCTGCAAACTTATCGCTGCCATCTCGCTTTGAGAACAAGTCAGTGACTTTTGGCTTGTTTGAAGGGACACTTAGCACTTACAGTGAATTCTTCACGAAGGATGAAGTGAGAAAACTCATTGTGCAAGACGAGTTTGAAGTGCTTGATCAGCAGCAACGCTATGATTACGCCAATTCATTTGCCGGACAAACCACCCGTGTTGATATCGACTTAATCACATCAGGAGTTTCTGTGAATATGGGAAATGCAGGTACGATCGCTTTCAGCACCAGAGAACGTGTTGACTTCAGTGCAACACTCGGGCCTCAGCTCTCAGAATTACTGTTCCTTGGGTACGCTTCATCATACTTCCCAGAATTGATCTTGAATAACGGAGATACGATTGCCAATACAGGAAATCTATCAGCCGACACATTGGTTTTGATCGATCGTGGAATCGTTGACGTTAATAACGCCATGAAGTTCTCTGAGATTGTTGACGGTACCTCAGCAGGATTCTCTTGGATTCGCGAATTTAACCTTGGGTACGGAAAGCAAATCTTAAGCACAGATGACATTGCGTTGCATGTGGGAGTAGGAGGTAAGCTCCTTCTAGGAAATGCATGGATGCAGGTAGATGTAGACGGATCGGATGTAGACGTATTCTCTGCGCTATCTCCAGTGTTTGGAATTGATTACGACGAAATTGAAGGAGACAATCCTTCCGCCTTTGCGGCCGACGCTCCTGATTTGAAACCGGTAGGTTTAGGTTGGGGTGTGGATATCGGTGCGACACTAGTTTGGAGAGAAAAACTACACATCAATGCGGCTGTAAACGATATCGGTCGAATGAAATGGGATGGTAACCTCTATGAGTTGAATGATCAGTTGTTCACTGAATTCACCGATGACGGAGCAGAAACGGCCAACGTCATTGAGGAGATTATCAATTTCAGTAGTCCTGAAAGTGCCTTTGAATGGACAGGGTCTTCTAGCCGTACCACAAAATTGTCTACGATTGCCCGGGTAGGAGCTGGATTAAGAGTTCACCCAAAACTAGATCTCGCGGCTGATGCGATTCTTCCTGTAACGGAAACCGTGGTCAGCTACGATCAGCCAATCATTTCTCTTGGAGGTGATTTCAGACCGCTTGATTTCATTCAGCTTTCTGCTGGAATGATCACAGGAAACGACGAGCCAGCAAAGATTCCAGTGGGACTGACATTCATCGTTGGTAAAGGAACTTGGGAATTTGGTTTTGCATCACGTGACATGATTACGTGGTTCACAGAAGACAATCCTACTGCTTCACTGAGTTGGGGATTCCTACGCTTCAGAGTGTAG
- a CDS encoding branched-chain amino acid aminotransferase: MIVSESMFDIEEVGASRLPEVDFDNLPFGRVFSDHMFVMDYKDGAWQKGQIVPFQNLSMNPASSVIHYGQSIFEGMKAFRGNSGDVYLFRPEKNIERFNLSAERMCMPHVDPSTFKEALMQLLNIDQGWVPSNPDASLYIRPFMFATDEYIGVKPSETYRFMIFTCPVGAYYGSEVNVKIETKFVRSAPGGTGYAKAAGNYAGALYPAKMAQEEGYQQLIWTDAVEHKYIEESGTMNVVFRSGNKIISPSTSETILAGITRDSVLTLARDWGYDVEERRVSVAEIIDLAKMGALDEAFGAGTAATIAPIRSIAFEGVDYELAPSETWEFANKAKKALNAIKRGEVEDKFNWNLKIS; encoded by the coding sequence ATGATCGTATCAGAATCTATGTTTGACATTGAAGAAGTAGGGGCTTCACGCCTCCCAGAGGTTGATTTTGACAACCTGCCATTCGGACGGGTCTTTTCAGACCACATGTTTGTAATGGATTATAAAGACGGAGCTTGGCAAAAAGGCCAAATCGTTCCGTTCCAGAACCTCTCCATGAACCCTGCATCGTCAGTAATCCACTACGGGCAGTCAATCTTCGAAGGAATGAAAGCCTTCCGAGGAAATTCAGGAGATGTATACCTTTTTAGACCAGAGAAAAATATTGAGCGTTTCAATTTGAGCGCTGAGCGTATGTGTATGCCTCATGTAGATCCTTCTACATTCAAAGAAGCGCTAATGCAGCTATTGAATATAGATCAAGGATGGGTTCCATCAAATCCAGACGCGTCCCTCTACATTCGTCCGTTCATGTTCGCCACTGATGAATACATCGGTGTAAAACCATCGGAAACTTACCGTTTCATGATTTTCACTTGTCCTGTTGGCGCGTACTACGGAAGTGAGGTGAACGTGAAGATTGAAACCAAGTTTGTGCGTTCAGCACCAGGAGGTACTGGGTATGCAAAGGCAGCTGGAAACTACGCAGGTGCATTGTACCCAGCGAAGATGGCCCAAGAAGAAGGCTACCAGCAGTTGATTTGGACAGACGCTGTAGAGCACAAGTACATTGAGGAATCAGGTACAATGAATGTCGTTTTCCGTTCAGGGAATAAAATCATTTCTCCTTCAACGAGTGAAACGATACTTGCCGGGATTACGCGCGACAGTGTTTTGACGCTTGCACGTGATTGGGGATACGATGTTGAAGAACGTCGAGTATCCGTGGCTGAAATCATCGACCTCGCAAAGATGGGAGCTCTAGATGAAGCCTTTGGTGCCGGAACAGCCGCTACCATTGCACCTATCAGAAGCATCGCTTTCGAAGGTGTTGATTATGAGCTGGCTCCTTCTGAAACATGGGAGTTCGCAAACAAAGCAAAGAAAGCCCTCAACGCCATTAAGCGTGGAGAGGTAGAAGATAAGTTCAACTGGAATCTGAAGATCTCCTGA